A region of Elusimicrobiota bacterium DNA encodes the following proteins:
- the gnd gene encoding decarboxylating 6-phosphogluconate dehydrogenase, with the protein MDIGFVGLGRMGANMVERLLRGGHRVVAFNRSPEKTHAVVEKGAEGAFSLSELVSKLTPPRTIWAMVPSGSATEATVLELSHLLSAGDLVVDGGNSRYTDSVRRAGILAGKGLRFMDAGTSGGIWGLENGYCLMVGGTPEDYHRLEPALKTLAPNAEGVLHAGPVGAGHFTKMVHNGIEYALMQGYAEGFEILRAAPFPLDLGRISHLWNQASVVRSWLLELAERAFAKDPDLAAIKDYVEDSGEGRWTVEQAIQTGVPADAIAHALFARFASRQEESFAGKVLAALRNEFGGHAVKAK; encoded by the coding sequence ATGGACATCGGCTTCGTTGGACTTGGGCGCATGGGCGCCAATATGGTGGAGCGCCTGCTACGGGGCGGCCATCGCGTGGTGGCGTTCAACCGCAGTCCGGAGAAAACCCACGCCGTGGTCGAAAAGGGAGCCGAGGGGGCCTTCTCGCTTTCGGAATTGGTCTCCAAGCTGACCCCCCCCCGTACGATCTGGGCCATGGTCCCATCGGGTTCGGCCACCGAAGCGACCGTTTTGGAACTCTCTCATTTATTGTCCGCTGGCGACCTGGTCGTGGATGGAGGAAATTCTCGGTACACCGATTCCGTTCGCCGGGCCGGGATCCTGGCCGGGAAGGGACTTCGGTTCATGGACGCCGGGACCTCGGGCGGGATCTGGGGCCTCGAAAACGGATATTGCTTGATGGTGGGGGGGACCCCGGAAGATTATCATCGGTTGGAACCGGCTTTGAAAACCCTGGCGCCGAACGCCGAAGGGGTTTTGCACGCCGGACCGGTGGGCGCGGGCCATTTCACGAAGATGGTTCACAACGGCATCGAGTATGCCCTCATGCAGGGATACGCGGAGGGTTTCGAGATTTTGCGCGCGGCGCCCTTTCCCTTGGACTTGGGCCGGATCTCTCACCTTTGGAACCAGGCCAGCGTGGTCCGGTCCTGGCTTTTGGAGCTCGCCGAACGCGCTTTTGCGAAGGACCCAGATCTGGCGGCGATCAAGGATTACGTGGAGGATTCCGGCGAGGGCCGTTGGACCGTGGAACAAGCGATCCAAACGGGCGTCCCCGCCGATGCCATCGCCCACGCGCTCTTCGCCCGATTCGCCTCCCGCCAGGAGGAATCCTTCGCGGGGAAAGTGCTGGCCGCCCTGCGAAATGAATTCGGCGGCCACGCGGTGAAAGCCAAGTAA